The Plasmodium sp. gorilla clade G2 genome assembly, chromosome: 6 genome has a segment encoding these proteins:
- a CDS encoding histone H3: MARTKQTARKSTAGKAPRKQLASKAARKSAPISAGIKKPHRYRPGTVALREIRRYQKSTDLLIRKLPFQRLVREIAQDYKTDLRFQSSAVMALQEAAEAYLVGLFEDTNLCAIHAKRVTIMPKDIQLARRIRGERS, translated from the coding sequence atggcACGAACTAAACAAACAGCTAGAAAATCAACTGCTGGTAAAGCCCCAAGGAAGCAATTAGCTTCAAAAGCAGCAAGGAAATCAGCTCCAATCTCTGCTGGTATTAAAAAGCCACACAGATATAGACCAGGAACTGTAGCTTTAAGAGAAATTAGAAGATATCAAAAATCTACTGATCTtttaataagaaaattaCCATTCCAAAGATTAGTAAGAGAAATTGCTCAAGATTATAAAACTGACTTAAGATTCCAATCTTCAGCAGTAATGGCCCTTCAAGAAGCTGCAGAAGCTTACTTAGTTGGTCTTTTTGAAGATACCAACTTATGTGCCATTCACGCAAAAAGAGTTACCATTATGCCAAAAGATATCCAATTAGCCAGACGTATTCGTGGAGAAAGAtcttaa
- a CDS encoding peptidyl-tRNA hydrolase PTRHD1, putative encodes MNENPIIQYILVNKEIIDKKWPLGSVIAQACHACIAVIAENMDDQIVKDYLSPEHINNMHKVILKIDDTNEIKNLSSILDKESLKYKIWTEYPENIFTAIALKPYYKNTVRDYFKKYPLLRKL; translated from the exons ATGAACGAGAATCCtattattcaatatatattagtaaataaagaaattatagATAAAAAATGGCCATTAGGATCTGTAATCGCCCAAGCTTGTCATGCCTG TATTGCTGTGATAGCAGAAAACATGGATGATCAAATTGTTAAAGATTATTTATCTCcagaacatataaataatatgcataaagttatattaaaaattgatgatacaaatgaaataaaaaacttATCTAGTATTCTGGATAAGGAATcgttaaaatataaaatatggacCGAATATCCAGAGAACATCTTCACAGCTATTGCCTTGAAACCATATTATAAGAACACTGTACgtgattattttaaaaaatatccaTTATTAAgaaagttataa